In the Caballeronia sp. LZ062 genome, one interval contains:
- a CDS encoding DNA-deoxyinosine glycosylase, translating to MKLAGFPPVGDAHTHTLILGSFPGVASLASTQYYAHPRNQFWRLVGAVIGEPLHELAYEERLARVMKHGIGLWDVLAACDREGSLDSAIRNASPNDFVVFRERFPKLRKVCFNGKTSGKFAPVIAAAGYATLVLPSSSPANAILSFDQKLRIWRDILSTQ from the coding sequence ATGAAACTCGCGGGCTTCCCCCCAGTCGGCGACGCGCATACGCATACGCTCATTCTCGGCAGTTTCCCGGGCGTCGCGTCGCTCGCGTCGACGCAGTACTACGCACATCCGCGCAATCAGTTCTGGCGCCTGGTCGGCGCGGTCATCGGCGAACCGTTGCACGAACTCGCTTATGAAGAACGGCTCGCGCGCGTGATGAAGCACGGCATCGGCTTGTGGGACGTGCTCGCCGCATGCGACCGCGAAGGCAGCCTCGATAGCGCGATCCGCAATGCATCGCCGAACGATTTCGTCGTGTTCCGCGAACGCTTTCCGAAGCTACGCAAGGTGTGCTTCAACGGCAAGACATCGGGCAAGTTCGCGCCCGTGATTGCTGCGGCGGGTTACGCCACGCTCGTGCTGCCGTCGTCCAGTCCCGCCAATGCTATCCTCTCGTTCGATCAAAAATTGCGCATCTGGCGCGACATTCTCAGCACACAATGA
- the mctP gene encoding monocarboxylate uptake permease MctP, whose amino-acid sequence MNVTATFVFVLFFVGVTILGFIAAHWRKADLGQLDEWGLGGRRFGTIVTWFLLGGDLYTAYTFVAVPALVFGAGATGFFALPYTILIYPFAFVVFPKLWSIAKRHGYVTAADFVHARYNSRMLALAIALTGIVATMPYIALQLVGIEVVIGALGFSTQGFVGDLPLIIAFAILAAYTYTSGLRAPAMIAVVKDVLIYITIIAAMIVIPAQLGGFGHIFGNVPPAKLLLKAPDAASLNGYSAYATLAVGSALALFLYPHSVTAILSSNSGNTIRRNMALLPAYSLVLGLLALLGYMALASGVKDMPEYASYFKAYGANFAVPALFLHYFPSWFVGVAFAAIGIGALVPAAIMSIAAANLYTRNVHREFLNRSMTPEQETNVAKLVSLIVKVGAVVFILALPLTYAIQLQLLGGIWIIQTLPALVLGLYTRVLDHRGLLIGWAVGIAVGTWMAVSLQLKGSIFTVHMFGYAVPGYAAVWALIVNLIVSVGVSVLVRAIGLKRSDDRTRPEDYLDVVES is encoded by the coding sequence ATGAACGTCACCGCAACTTTCGTATTCGTTCTGTTTTTCGTCGGAGTGACGATTCTCGGTTTCATCGCGGCGCACTGGCGCAAGGCCGATCTCGGCCAACTCGACGAATGGGGCCTCGGCGGCCGGCGCTTCGGCACCATCGTGACGTGGTTCCTGCTCGGCGGCGATCTCTACACGGCGTACACCTTCGTCGCGGTGCCGGCGCTCGTGTTCGGCGCAGGCGCGACGGGCTTCTTCGCGCTGCCGTACACCATCCTGATTTATCCGTTCGCGTTCGTGGTGTTCCCGAAGCTCTGGAGCATCGCGAAGCGCCACGGCTACGTGACCGCCGCCGACTTCGTGCACGCGCGCTACAACAGCCGGATGCTCGCGCTCGCCATCGCGCTGACGGGCATCGTCGCGACCATGCCGTATATCGCGCTGCAACTCGTCGGCATCGAAGTGGTGATCGGCGCGCTCGGTTTCAGCACACAGGGCTTCGTGGGCGACCTGCCGCTCATCATCGCCTTCGCGATTCTCGCGGCGTACACGTACACGTCCGGCCTGCGCGCGCCCGCGATGATCGCCGTCGTCAAGGACGTGCTGATCTACATCACCATCATCGCGGCGATGATCGTGATTCCCGCGCAACTCGGCGGCTTCGGGCATATTTTCGGTAACGTGCCGCCCGCGAAGCTGCTGCTGAAGGCGCCCGACGCCGCGAGTCTGAACGGCTACAGCGCCTACGCGACGCTCGCGGTCGGCTCGGCGCTCGCGCTCTTCCTGTATCCGCATTCGGTGACGGCCATTCTCTCGTCGAACTCGGGCAACACCATCCGCCGCAACATGGCGCTCTTGCCCGCGTATTCGCTGGTGCTCGGGCTGCTGGCGTTGCTCGGCTACATGGCGCTCGCCTCCGGCGTGAAGGACATGCCGGAGTACGCGTCGTACTTCAAGGCTTACGGCGCGAACTTCGCGGTGCCGGCGCTCTTCCTGCACTACTTCCCGTCGTGGTTCGTGGGCGTGGCCTTCGCGGCCATCGGCATCGGCGCGCTGGTGCCGGCCGCGATCATGTCGATCGCAGCGGCCAATCTCTACACGCGCAACGTGCACCGCGAGTTTCTCAACCGCTCGATGACGCCCGAGCAGGAAACCAACGTCGCCAAGCTCGTGTCGCTGATCGTGAAGGTCGGCGCGGTCGTGTTCATTCTGGCGCTGCCGCTCACCTACGCGATTCAGCTTCAGTTGCTCGGCGGCATCTGGATCATTCAGACGCTGCCCGCGCTCGTGCTCGGTCTCTATACGCGCGTGCTGGATCATCGCGGTCTCTTGATCGGCTGGGCCGTCGGTATCGCCGTCGGCACGTGGATGGCCGTCTCGCTCCAGCTGAAGGGGTCGATTTTCACGGTGCACATGTTCGGCTACGCGGTGCCGGGCTATGCGGCGGTGTGGGCGCTGATCGTCAACCTGATCGTGTCGGTCGGCGTGAGCGTGCTGGTGCGCGCCATCGGGCTGAAGCGGTCTGACGACCGCACGCGGCCCGAGGACTATCTGGACGTCGTGGAAAGCTGA
- a CDS encoding spermidine synthase — MTTLIKRASAEARAFSRKKGSKHRHDEDDLANAPRIDAPRKPRFAPVTFSEEGGVRYLHFGTEWVQGAMRLRKPDHIELEYAQQMMAWLLFIETPERIVQLGLGAAALTKFCYRYLKRAKVEAVELNPAVVIAARAMFELPYDDARLTVTERDAWEFVNDRANHGTIGALQIDIYDATARGPVLDSVSFYRACRACLTPQAGVVTINLFGDHPSFVRNMRHLNEAFDHRVIALPEVHDGNRVAIAFAGPALDVPFAALGERAKLIETQVGLPARKWVKGLAESAELPLSGSFSI, encoded by the coding sequence ATGACGACTCTCATCAAGCGCGCATCGGCCGAAGCGCGTGCGTTCAGCCGCAAGAAAGGCAGCAAGCATCGACACGACGAGGACGATCTCGCCAACGCGCCGCGCATCGACGCGCCGCGCAAACCGCGCTTCGCGCCCGTGACGTTTTCCGAAGAAGGTGGCGTGCGCTATCTGCATTTCGGCACCGAATGGGTGCAAGGCGCGATGCGCCTCAGAAAGCCCGATCACATCGAACTGGAATACGCGCAGCAGATGATGGCGTGGCTGCTGTTCATCGAGACGCCCGAGCGCATCGTGCAACTGGGGCTCGGCGCGGCGGCGCTCACGAAGTTCTGCTATCGGTATCTGAAGCGCGCGAAGGTCGAAGCGGTCGAGCTGAATCCGGCAGTCGTCATCGCCGCCCGCGCGATGTTCGAACTGCCTTACGACGACGCGCGCCTCACGGTGACCGAGCGCGACGCGTGGGAGTTCGTCAACGATCGCGCGAATCACGGGACCATCGGCGCGTTGCAGATCGACATTTACGATGCCACCGCGCGCGGTCCGGTGCTCGACAGCGTGTCGTTCTATCGCGCGTGCCGCGCGTGTCTGACGCCGCAAGCGGGCGTGGTGACGATCAACCTCTTCGGCGATCACCCGAGCTTCGTGCGCAACATGCGCCATCTGAACGAAGCATTCGATCATCGCGTGATCGCGCTGCCCGAAGTTCACGACGGCAATCGCGTGGCGATTGCGTTCGCCGGTCCCGCGCTCGACGTGCCCTTCGCCGCGCTCGGCGAACGCGCGAAGCTCATCGAAACGCAAGTGGGCTTGCCCGCGCGCAAATGGGTGAAGGGGCTTGCCGAAAGCGCGGAGTTGCCGTTGAGCGGCTCCTTCTCCATCTGA
- a CDS encoding FUSC family protein encodes MFSSTSASAGKSRAMRLFHGLASPFFRYRHAKMIHAVRVALGMATSFLVTTGINIPHGSWASVSLLVVVGGLQHYGNIRKKAAERALGTALGAGIGLVLILVETLFGSPALFFILMSAIAGACAYYAIGKAGYVALLTAITMVIVAGHGDSPFDVGLWRTANVLIGIAIALAFSFVLPQYATYSWRYRLADNLRECARLYGALLDGKPLMAEETARRFFAMSQRLVQSRALMESVAKETHVPLTRLEEIQRLHRSILAALEMLVTSMPDMSQASRGFAPDCTAREQEARQKLLKMARALRFGRVGLLYMRADAHANTSAKAEEGDESTQGMHWLAMRFAEQVDRLRLRLSEIERQWNIEGARPLRG; translated from the coding sequence ATGTTTTCATCGACATCGGCGTCAGCGGGCAAAAGCCGCGCGATGCGGCTGTTCCACGGCCTGGCCTCACCGTTCTTCCGCTATCGGCACGCGAAGATGATCCACGCCGTGCGCGTCGCGCTCGGCATGGCGACGTCCTTTCTCGTCACAACGGGCATCAATATTCCGCACGGCAGCTGGGCGTCGGTATCGCTACTCGTTGTGGTCGGCGGTTTGCAGCACTACGGCAATATCCGCAAGAAGGCGGCGGAACGCGCGCTCGGCACGGCGCTCGGCGCGGGCATCGGACTGGTGCTGATTCTGGTCGAGACGCTCTTCGGTTCGCCCGCGCTGTTCTTCATTCTCATGTCGGCCATCGCGGGGGCGTGCGCGTACTACGCCATCGGCAAGGCGGGCTATGTCGCGCTGCTCACGGCGATTACGATGGTCATCGTCGCGGGCCACGGTGATTCGCCGTTCGATGTCGGCTTGTGGCGGACGGCGAATGTGCTCATCGGCATTGCCATCGCGTTGGCGTTTTCTTTCGTGCTGCCGCAGTACGCGACGTATTCGTGGCGCTATCGGCTCGCCGACAATCTGCGCGAATGTGCGCGTCTCTACGGCGCATTGCTCGATGGCAAGCCTTTGATGGCGGAGGAAACCGCGCGCCGCTTCTTCGCGATGAGTCAGCGTCTCGTGCAGTCGCGCGCGCTGATGGAGTCCGTCGCGAAGGAAACGCATGTGCCGCTGACACGGCTCGAAGAAATTCAGCGGCTGCATCGCTCGATTCTCGCCGCGCTGGAAATGCTGGTGACGTCGATGCCGGACATGTCGCAGGCGTCGCGCGGTTTTGCGCCCGATTGCACGGCGCGCGAGCAGGAGGCGCGGCAGAAGCTGCTGAAAATGGCGCGCGCGCTGCGCTTCGGGCGCGTCGGCTTGCTGTACATGCGCGCGGACGCCCATGCGAACACGAGCGCGAAAGCAGAAGAGGGCGATGAATCGACGCAGGGCATGCACTGGCTCGCGATGCGTTTCGCGGAGCAGGTGGATCGCTTGCGGCTGCGTCTGAGTGAGATCGAGCGTCAGTGGAACATCGAGGGCGCGCGGCCGCTTCGCGGCTGA
- a CDS encoding DUF3311 domain-containing protein has product MAQDPGRTGQPRNKHWLWLLILPWIGVVWVPFYNKIEPVLWGFPFFYWYQLLWVLVSAVITAVVYKKTKALSSGRAGQGQGGAR; this is encoded by the coding sequence ATGGCTCAAGATCCGGGCCGCACTGGACAACCGCGCAACAAGCATTGGCTCTGGCTTCTGATCCTTCCGTGGATCGGCGTGGTGTGGGTGCCGTTTTACAACAAGATCGAACCCGTGCTGTGGGGCTTCCCGTTCTTCTACTGGTATCAGCTTCTCTGGGTGCTGGTGAGCGCGGTCATCACGGCCGTCGTCTACAAGAAAACCAAGGCGCTGTCGTCCGGCCGCGCGGGGCAAGGCCAAGGAGGCGCGCGATGA